One Campylobacter concisus DNA window includes the following coding sequences:
- a CDS encoding GspE/PulE family protein gives MKNVENVILKNIEQNGKLSTSDIEKIKQISEQEGKGLVKILRDENLLNDDDFMEILSDIYRRGHVNIDEISNDLELDIKAFVKFISEKFKVLYFDLDDIDIDYRISEKLSTAQLKTYSAIPVKEDEISVYVAFKNPFDVMAQDKVQNLFNRKLLKVAIAQPTQIEKYISKLALNESIKDVITEIRRELSSSASQGQNSENSGILKLIEIILKTSIQSRASDIHIEPTETNCIVRSRIDGMLSETFIFDKDIYPPMVSRMKLLSNMDIAERRRPQDGRFSAQILDKEYDFRISTLPILNGESIVLRILDKSKVIINLEDLGMHPDNFAKFKKSMKAPYGIILVTGPTGSGKTTTLYGALNDIKSVKTKIITVEDPVEYQLNMIQQVHVNEKAGLTFVSALRSILRQDPDVIMIGEIRDQETLRIAIQAALTGHLVFSTLHTNDAISALPRMIDMGIEPYLVSGALVCIEAQRLVRKLCPHCKQKITLSQKAFDEVKKFVPENYQFYKSVGCPQCSQTGYLGREMISEILPISDHIASMVANGASKDELKSVAYEEGFIDMFHDGVIRAANGITTLEEVYRVAKI, from the coding sequence ATGAAAAATGTAGAAAATGTAATCTTAAAAAATATAGAACAAAACGGCAAACTAAGCACATCAGATATAGAAAAGATAAAGCAGATAAGCGAACAAGAAGGCAAAGGTCTTGTTAAAATTTTAAGAGATGAAAATTTACTAAATGACGATGATTTTATGGAAATTTTGTCTGATATTTATAGAAGAGGACATGTAAATATCGATGAAATTTCAAACGACCTTGAGCTTGATATAAAGGCTTTTGTTAAATTTATAAGCGAGAAATTTAAGGTTTTATACTTTGACCTTGATGATATCGACATCGACTACCGCATCAGCGAGAAGCTAAGCACCGCTCAGCTAAAGACATATAGCGCGATCCCAGTAAAAGAAGATGAGATAAGCGTATATGTCGCTTTTAAAAACCCATTTGACGTTATGGCTCAAGATAAGGTGCAAAATTTATTTAATAGAAAACTGCTAAAAGTTGCCATCGCTCAGCCAACTCAGATAGAAAAATATATAAGCAAGCTAGCACTAAATGAGAGCATAAAAGATGTGATAACAGAGATCAGAAGAGAGCTTTCAAGCTCAGCTAGCCAAGGTCAAAACAGTGAAAACTCTGGAATTTTAAAGCTAATCGAGATCATCTTAAAAACATCTATCCAAAGCAGAGCCAGCGACATCCACATCGAGCCAACCGAGACAAACTGCATCGTAAGAAGCAGGATCGATGGCATGCTAAGCGAGACATTTATATTTGACAAAGATATCTATCCGCCGATGGTTAGCCGTATGAAGCTACTATCAAACATGGACATCGCAGAGCGCCGCCGCCCACAAGATGGTAGATTTTCAGCTCAAATTTTAGACAAAGAGTATGATTTTCGTATCTCGACGCTACCTATCTTAAATGGTGAAAGTATAGTTTTAAGAATTTTGGATAAGTCAAAGGTTATTATAAATTTAGAAGATCTTGGCATGCATCCTGATAACTTTGCTAAATTTAAAAAGAGCATGAAAGCGCCTTATGGCATCATCCTTGTTACTGGTCCAACAGGCTCAGGAAAGACTACGACGCTTTACGGTGCGCTAAATGATATAAAAAGCGTAAAAACCAAGATCATCACAGTTGAAGACCCAGTAGAATACCAGCTAAATATGATCCAACAAGTGCACGTAAATGAAAAGGCTGGACTTACCTTTGTCTCAGCCCTTCGCTCTATCTTGAGGCAAGATCCAGATGTCATAATGATAGGCGAGATCAGGGATCAAGAGACGCTTCGCATTGCGATACAAGCGGCACTTACTGGTCACCTTGTCTTTTCTACGCTTCACACAAATGATGCCATTAGCGCACTTCCTCGTATGATAGATATGGGCATCGAGCCATATTTAGTAAGTGGCGCGCTCGTTTGCATAGAGGCTCAAAGACTTGTTAGAAAGCTCTGCCCACACTGCAAACAAAAGATCACACTATCTCAAAAGGCATTTGACGAGGTTAAGAAATTTGTCCCAGAAAACTACCAGTTTTATAAAAGCGTCGGATGTCCGCAATGCTCACAAACTGGGTATCTAGGACGTGAGATGATAAGTGAAATTTTACCTATTAGTGACCATATAGCAAGCATGGTCGCAAATGGTGCTTCTAAAGATGAGCTTAAAAGCGTAGCTTACGAAGAGGGTTTTATAGATATGTTTCATGATGGCGTCATAAGAGCAGCAAATGGCATAACCACGCTTGAAGAAGTTTATAGGGTTGCTAAGATATGA
- a CDS encoding type II secretion system F family protein: MKYFEVEYIQNGKRHKMSLRANNKSEIKDKANVTGIIVKIKETQTSSINNFENLQNVIAKAFTNPKVKIPNLVATIRQLSVMTNAGISIHDSIKEVANSTEDKRLKFIFQTIDEELNQGSSLTNSIENFKEELGDVTLAMIRLGESTGNMADALAKLASILQEVWDNQQKFKKAIRYPITVICAIIIAFVILMILVVPQFREIFEQLNAELPLPTKILLNIEYVMTNYGFYILGALAFIGYLLRKYYLESEEFQDKVDKYLLKVYLIGKIIFYSNMSRFNLIFTELVRAGLPISDALDTAVITVSNKDIKKKLSGVKILVGRGVSLTEAFRDTNLYENMLIQMISAGEQSGSLDDMTGKVTDYYRMKFNDIIDNISNYIEPILLVFIAGMVLLLALGIFLPMWDLSKAVKN; the protein is encoded by the coding sequence ATGAAATACTTTGAGGTTGAGTACATTCAAAACGGCAAACGCCATAAGATGAGCCTAAGAGCGAACAATAAAAGCGAGATCAAAGACAAAGCAAATGTCACTGGCATAATCGTCAAGATCAAAGAGACGCAAACTTCTAGCATAAATAACTTTGAAAATTTACAAAACGTGATCGCAAAAGCTTTTACTAATCCAAAGGTGAAAATCCCAAATTTAGTAGCCACCATAAGACAGCTTAGCGTTATGACAAATGCTGGAATTTCTATCCACGACAGCATTAAAGAGGTTGCAAACTCTACCGAGGATAAGCGCCTTAAATTTATATTTCAAACTATAGATGAGGAGCTAAATCAAGGCTCAAGCCTCACAAATAGTATAGAAAATTTTAAAGAAGAGCTAGGCGACGTGACGCTAGCGATGATAAGACTTGGCGAGAGCACTGGTAATATGGCTGACGCGCTTGCAAAGCTTGCCTCTATCTTGCAAGAGGTCTGGGACAATCAGCAAAAATTTAAAAAGGCCATCCGCTATCCGATAACAGTCATCTGCGCGATCATCATAGCCTTTGTCATCCTTATGATACTTGTTGTGCCACAGTTTAGAGAAATTTTCGAGCAGTTAAATGCAGAGCTGCCACTGCCAACTAAAATTTTGCTAAATATCGAATACGTCATGACAAACTACGGCTTTTATATCCTTGGAGCACTTGCATTTATCGGATATTTGCTTAGAAAATACTATCTTGAGAGTGAAGAATTTCAAGATAAGGTCGATAAATATCTTTTGAAAGTCTATCTCATCGGCAAGATCATATTTTATTCGAATATGAGCAGGTTTAACCTCATCTTTACAGAGCTTGTTCGAGCTGGTTTGCCTATATCAGATGCCCTTGATACAGCTGTGATAACGGTTTCAAACAAGGATATCAAAAAAAAGCTAAGCGGCGTTAAGATACTTGTTGGTAGGGGCGTTAGCCTAACAGAGGCTTTTAGAGATACAAATTTATATGAAAATATGCTCATACAGATGATAAGCGCTGGCGAGCAAAGCGGTAGCTTAGATGATATGACTGGAAAAGTAACTGACTATTACAGGATGAAATTTAACGATATTATTGATAACATCTCAAACTATATCGAGCCTATCTTGCTTGTTTTTATAGCAGGCATGGTGCTTTTACTGGCTCTTGGTATATTTTTGCCGATGTGGGATCTATCAAAAGCCGTTAAAAACTAA
- a CDS encoding PAS domain-containing protein: MSENKEHMVEESAFLVSKTDLKGRITYCNEPFLKIVGAKQAEVLGKPHNIIRHPDMPRAVFKLLWERIKNREEIFAYVKNKSFDGGFYWVFANITTSLDVQNNPVGYYSVRRKPNPKAIEIIEPIYQKLLSVEKSGGMDASMKFLTEFLKEKNISYDEFVNNLQRL, translated from the coding sequence ATGTCTGAAAACAAAGAACACATGGTCGAAGAGAGCGCCTTTTTGGTCTCAAAGACCGACTTAAAAGGACGTATTACGTATTGTAACGAGCCATTTTTAAAGATAGTTGGAGCTAAGCAAGCTGAAGTCTTGGGTAAGCCTCATAACATCATAAGACACCCAGATATGCCAAGAGCTGTTTTCAAGCTACTTTGGGAGCGTATAAAAAATAGAGAAGAAATTTTTGCTTATGTAAAAAACAAAAGCTTTGATGGCGGGTTTTACTGGGTCTTTGCAAATATCACAACTTCGCTTGATGTGCAAAACAATCCAGTTGGCTACTACTCAGTTAGACGCAAGCCAAATCCAAAGGCGATTGAGATAATAGAGCCTATATATCAAAAGTTGTTATCGGTAGAAAAGAGCGGTGGCATGGATGCTTCGATGAAATTTTTAACTGAATTTTTAAAAGAAAAAAATATAAGTTATGATGAATTTGTAAATAACCTACAAAGGCTATAA
- a CDS encoding TonB-dependent receptor domain-containing protein — MNRSKFIAICLSVCVANSLYAVEKENNETKLDGVVVSASGFSQQIKEAPASISVISGDELTKDSFTSLHSIAQKVPGVNVVGGEDGPASGISIRGMEKSQTLVLIDGKRANSSSANPKGGAGDMNSNFIPPAEAIERIEVIRGPMSSLYGSDAVGGVINIITKKDFSKFSGNVGISTTINAHKGIGDGRQGDFYLNLPLYKELFALQLWGYKKLRDEDNYKGGYQKSDKRNLSAKLWITPDEHNKFFILGSSEKHDYSRTVGKTATTKTNKVLNAYDYEKKSYGVGYLGEFDNLNADISYIYDQTQRTSLFDSLIPAKAKNHNFNSKFTTFLGAHSLTFGYDFSKQNVGTTFIVSNASRNGLKDPKTYSMSEHAGFIEDEWQILDEKLFLTLGSRLTHNEFFGNHLSPRAYLVYNATDTLSLKGGVATGYKTPDVNQISPEVGTIQGGWRIVDFGNKDLKPEKSTTYEVGAYYDNQADFRGSVTLFRNEFKDKILDTDGSNVNKIPAFGPCPPSAKIPSVDCPGWGTYFNIEGATVWGVELSGDYDILSNLNLSSNYTYNKSKIKTGNPTINTPRGPMKFSETNLARLDGKSLTATPEHTLHATLTYKPIKSVKTFFGANYESKLTSVNFGAGNRVRENTKDLLTFDTGVSWDANKHLTLSLNAYNIFDKVRYDEALADDGNYYWYPQEGRRFWFKVAAKW; from the coding sequence GTGAATAGATCAAAATTTATCGCCATTTGCCTTAGTGTTTGTGTGGCAAATTCTCTCTATGCAGTAGAGAAAGAGAACAACGAAACTAAGCTAGATGGCGTCGTAGTAAGTGCAAGTGGCTTCTCGCAGCAGATCAAAGAAGCCCCTGCAAGCATTAGTGTGATAAGCGGCGATGAGCTTACAAAAGATAGCTTTACCTCGCTTCACTCAATCGCGCAAAAAGTGCCAGGCGTAAATGTCGTTGGCGGCGAGGATGGTCCAGCTAGTGGTATCTCGATACGCGGTATGGAGAAGTCTCAAACGCTAGTTTTGATAGATGGTAAAAGAGCAAATTCAAGCAGTGCAAATCCAAAGGGCGGAGCAGGGGATATGAACTCAAATTTCATCCCGCCAGCTGAAGCGATCGAGCGTATAGAGGTCATCCGTGGCCCTATGAGCTCGCTTTATGGTAGCGACGCAGTTGGAGGCGTTATAAATATCATTACCAAAAAGGACTTTTCAAAATTTAGCGGCAACGTCGGCATCTCAACTACGATAAATGCGCATAAAGGCATAGGTGATGGCAGACAGGGCGACTTTTATCTAAATTTACCTCTTTATAAAGAGCTTTTTGCGCTTCAGCTTTGGGGCTATAAAAAGCTAAGAGACGAGGATAATTACAAAGGCGGCTACCAAAAGAGCGATAAGAGAAATTTAAGCGCAAAGCTTTGGATCACGCCAGATGAGCACAATAAATTTTTTATCCTTGGCTCAAGTGAAAAACACGACTACTCGCGCACCGTCGGCAAAACAGCCACTACAAAGACAAATAAGGTTTTAAACGCCTATGACTACGAGAAAAAGAGCTATGGCGTGGGCTACCTTGGCGAATTTGATAACCTAAATGCCGATATCAGCTACATTTATGACCAGACGCAAAGAACAAGTCTTTTTGACAGCCTCATACCTGCAAAAGCTAAAAATCACAACTTCAACTCTAAATTTACAACCTTTCTTGGCGCTCACTCACTAACTTTTGGCTATGACTTTAGCAAGCAAAATGTAGGCACGACCTTCATCGTCTCAAACGCTTCAAGAAACGGCTTAAAAGATCCAAAGACCTACTCGATGAGCGAGCATGCGGGATTTATCGAGGATGAGTGGCAAATTTTAGATGAGAAGCTATTTTTAACGCTTGGCTCAAGGCTCACGCACAATGAATTTTTTGGCAACCATCTCTCGCCAAGAGCCTACCTAGTCTATAACGCCACAGATACGCTAAGCTTAAAAGGCGGCGTAGCGACTGGCTACAAAACACCTGATGTCAATCAAATTTCTCCAGAAGTAGGCACTATCCAAGGTGGCTGGAGGATAGTTGATTTTGGTAATAAAGACCTAAAACCAGAAAAGAGCACGACTTATGAAGTTGGGGCATATTATGACAATCAGGCTGATTTTAGAGGCTCTGTGACGCTTTTTAGAAATGAATTTAAAGATAAGATCCTAGACACCGACGGCAGTAATGTAAATAAAATTCCAGCCTTTGGTCCTTGCCCGCCAAGCGCAAAAATCCCAAGTGTGGATTGCCCTGGCTGGGGAACCTACTTTAACATTGAGGGTGCGACCGTTTGGGGCGTGGAGCTAAGTGGCGACTATGACATCCTTTCAAATCTAAATTTAAGCTCAAACTACACCTATAATAAGTCAAAGATAAAAACTGGTAACCCAACGATAAACACGCCAAGAGGCCCTATGAAATTTAGCGAGACAAACCTAGCTAGACTTGATGGCAAAAGTCTAACAGCAACGCCAGAGCACACACTTCACGCCACGCTTACATATAAGCCTATAAAAAGCGTTAAGACATTTTTTGGCGCGAACTATGAGAGCAAGCTAACAAGCGTAAATTTCGGTGCTGGCAACAGAGTAAGAGAGAACACAAAAGACCTACTAACCTTCGATACAGGTGTCAGCTGGGACGCAAACAAGCACCTAACGCTTAGCCTAAATGCTTACAACATCTTTGATAAAGTAAGATACGATGAGGCGCTAGCAGACGACGGCAACTATTACTGGTATCCGCAAGAGGGCAGGAGATTTTGGTTTAAGGTCGCTGCAAAATGGTAA
- a CDS encoding alpha/beta hydrolase encodes MVRAFKFLLFTLGVTQTLHAGPSQTPEPLSQKAASKFEISTFKMSANDEIYKIFTAKLKGQNEFKNVLFLLDANAQFNMLLNEFDGKTAPLIIGIGYDSDKSYEVEKRTRDLTPKAKGEEFSKGGGADAFYHFLTKNLVSLIDEKFNVQNSQKSLYGHSFGGLFTLYALLKNDGVFSNFFIASPSLWWGESEILKQNVSEGKFKEKIRAKFVFLSVGELEKRKGKTDKAGILKASDLAQILKQSGVNSHFELFKNETHGSVIPLNLKELLKYLKD; translated from the coding sequence ATGGTAAGAGCGTTTAAATTTTTACTTTTTACGCTTGGTGTGACGCAGACTTTGCACGCAGGACCTAGCCAAACGCCTGAGCCACTTAGCCAAAAAGCTGCTAGTAAATTTGAAATTTCAACCTTTAAAATGAGCGCAAATGATGAAATTTATAAAATTTTCACAGCCAAGCTAAAGGGGCAAAATGAGTTTAAAAATGTGCTTTTCTTGCTTGACGCAAACGCCCAGTTTAACATGCTCTTAAATGAATTTGATGGTAAGACTGCCCCGCTAATAATAGGCATAGGATATGACAGCGACAAAAGCTATGAGGTAGAAAAACGCACAAGAGATCTCACGCCAAAGGCGAAGGGCGAGGAGTTTAGCAAGGGTGGTGGCGCTGATGCGTTTTACCACTTTTTAACTAAAAATTTAGTGTCGCTAATTGATGAGAAATTTAACGTGCAAAATAGCCAAAAAAGCCTTTACGGACACTCTTTTGGCGGGCTTTTTACGCTCTATGCCTTGCTTAAAAATGATGGCGTATTTTCAAATTTCTTTATCGCTTCGCCATCTCTTTGGTGGGGCGAGTCTGAAATTTTAAAGCAAAATGTGAGTGAGGGTAAATTTAAAGAGAAAATAAGAGCTAAATTTGTCTTTCTTAGCGTTGGCGAGCTTGAAAAGAGAAAGGGCAAGACTGACAAAGCTGGCATTTTAAAGGCGAGCGATCTAGCCCAAATTTTAAAGCAAAGCGGCGTAAATTCTCACTTTGAGCTTTTTAAAAATGAAACCCATGGCAGCGTCATACCTCTAAATTTAAAAGAGCTTTTAAAATATCTGAAGGATTAA
- a CDS encoding RNA-binding S4 domain-containing protein: MRVDKFLNVVNITKRRAVSEDMCKSGVVSINGVQAKAAKDVKIGDVITIKFLAREARYEVLAIPTTKSIPKSAQSEYVKEL; this comes from the coding sequence ATGAGAGTAGATAAATTTTTAAACGTAGTAAATATCACCAAAAGGCGTGCCGTTAGCGAAGATATGTGTAAAAGCGGCGTTGTGAGCATCAACGGCGTGCAGGCAAAAGCGGCAAAAGATGTAAAGATAGGCGATGTTATCACTATCAAATTTCTAGCTCGCGAGGCGAGATACGAGGTGCTAGCGATCCCAACTACAAAAAGCATACCAAAAAGCGCTCAAAGCGAATATGTAAAAGAGCTTTGA
- the tsaE gene encoding tRNA (adenosine(37)-N6)-threonylcarbamoyltransferase complex ATPase subunit type 1 TsaE → MIFELLENELDRLVRVLPKSGVVLLSGDLASGKTTLVKAIIKAHGIEDSVTSPTFSLMQIYGKDIYHYDIYQIGFDGMAKNGLFENLFEEGLHLVEWGDENLEKALKKNGESYTLVKISPSKNGRKYEVISA, encoded by the coding sequence ATGATTTTTGAGCTTTTAGAAAATGAGCTTGATCGGCTTGTGCGGGTGCTGCCAAAAAGTGGCGTGGTGCTACTAAGCGGCGATCTAGCAAGTGGCAAAACGACGCTTGTAAAGGCGATCATCAAGGCTCATGGCATAGAAGATAGCGTGACGTCGCCAACATTTTCTTTGATGCAAATTTATGGTAAAGATATCTACCACTACGACATTTACCAGATCGGATTTGACGGGATGGCAAAAAATGGCCTTTTTGAAAATTTATTTGAAGAGGGGCTTCATCTAGTAGAGTGGGGCGATGAAAATTTAGAAAAAGCTCTAAAGAAAAACGGCGAAAGCTATACATTAGTAAAAATTTCTCCTAGCAAAAATGGCAGAAAATACGAGGTTATAAGTGCATAA
- the lptB gene encoding LPS export ABC transporter ATP-binding protein: protein MHKLEVKDLKKTIKKSEIIKGISLEVNSGEVVGLLGPNGAGKTTTFYMICGLISPTSGDVFLNDEKITNVPLHKRAHLGIGYLPQESSIFKELSVEENLLLGAEILNQSKEDISKRVNEMLNMLNIEPIRLRKGVSLSGGERRRCEIARSLIIKPKFLLLDEPFAGVDPIAVSDIQSIVRDLKKLGIGVLITDHNVRETLAICDRAYVIKDGSLLASGSASEVANNKLVRTHYLGEEFKLLE, encoded by the coding sequence GTGCATAAACTAGAAGTAAAAGATCTAAAAAAGACGATTAAGAAAAGTGAGATCATAAAAGGCATATCTTTAGAGGTAAATAGCGGCGAAGTCGTGGGGCTTCTTGGGCCAAATGGCGCTGGAAAGACGACCACTTTTTATATGATCTGTGGGCTCATCTCGCCAACTAGCGGAGATGTCTTTTTAAACGACGAAAAGATCACAAATGTCCCGCTTCACAAAAGAGCGCATCTTGGTATTGGCTATTTGCCGCAAGAGTCAAGCATATTTAAAGAGCTAAGCGTAGAGGAAAATTTACTCCTTGGGGCTGAAATTTTAAATCAAAGCAAAGAAGATATCTCCAAAAGAGTAAATGAGATGCTAAATATGCTAAATATCGAGCCTATCCGCCTAAGAAAGGGCGTTAGTCTAAGTGGTGGCGAGCGCAGACGCTGTGAGATCGCTAGAAGCCTCATTATAAAGCCAAAATTTTTGCTGCTTGATGAGCCATTTGCAGGCGTCGATCCTATCGCAGTTAGCGACATCCAAAGCATCGTTAGAGACCTTAAAAAGCTAGGCATAGGCGTTTTGATAACTGACCACAACGTCCGTGAGACACTAGCCATTTGCGACAGAGCCTACGTCATCAAAGATGGCTCGCTGCTAGCAAGCGGCAGTGCGAGCGAAGTGGCAAACAATAAGCTCGTTAGAACGCACTATCTTGGCGAAGAATTTAAGCTGCTTGAGTAG
- a CDS encoding RNA polymerase factor sigma-54, whose amino-acid sequence MLRQKQTLAPKIKLNQTLRSWLPILQSGLDELKETLEPFIKENPFATIEHKNLEKSEKKRNFFEQVSKNSVSESIEALSIYKESLYEKLVSQINPPLFPTQKSQDIAYKIIECLDDEGYFSYDDEIFTDFNENEVERVRARFAYLEPCGVGAKDVKESFLFQLGEAEASDEIIECAKKIILNFENIEKLRKLKFYDDALKIIKKFKNPPAIEYLEDEKEAVPDIFVLSTSSGISVQINDDYYPEISIDTEGLDEKEAFVSSRIKEASELIDALEMRKATLYKIGLMIVEYQYDYFLGGDIKPMKLKDLADELGRNPSTISRAIANKYLSSSRGTVALKNFFATGFDEETSNAAIKEFLLELIKNEYHKKPLSDLKIQELIQAKFNIQIVRRTITKYRKILNIGSSSQRKKIYQING is encoded by the coding sequence ATGCTAAGGCAAAAGCAAACTTTAGCGCCAAAGATCAAACTAAACCAAACGCTAAGAAGCTGGCTTCCTATCCTTCAAAGCGGGCTTGACGAGCTAAAAGAGACGCTTGAGCCTTTTATAAAAGAAAATCCATTTGCCACGATTGAGCATAAAAATTTAGAAAAAAGCGAAAAAAAGCGAAATTTTTTTGAGCAGGTTAGCAAAAACTCGGTTAGCGAAAGTATCGAGGCTTTAAGCATCTATAAAGAAAGCCTCTATGAAAAGCTCGTTAGCCAGATAAATCCACCACTTTTCCCCACACAAAAGTCCCAAGATATCGCATATAAGATCATTGAGTGCTTAGATGATGAGGGCTATTTTTCTTATGATGATGAAATTTTTACGGATTTTAATGAGAATGAGGTGGAGCGGGTTAGAGCGAGATTTGCCTACCTTGAGCCCTGTGGCGTGGGCGCAAAGGATGTTAAAGAGAGCTTTTTGTTTCAGCTTGGCGAGGCAGAGGCGAGTGATGAGATCATCGAGTGCGCAAAAAAGATCATCTTAAATTTTGAAAATATAGAGAAGCTTAGAAAGCTTAAATTCTATGACGACGCGCTAAAGATCATAAAGAAATTTAAAAATCCCCCAGCTATTGAATATCTTGAAGATGAAAAAGAGGCGGTACCTGACATCTTCGTGCTAAGCACAAGTAGTGGCATAAGCGTGCAGATAAATGACGACTATTATCCTGAAATTTCTATCGACACCGAGGGACTAGACGAGAAAGAGGCCTTTGTAAGCTCGCGCATAAAAGAGGCTAGCGAGCTCATAGACGCCCTTGAGATGAGAAAGGCGACGCTTTATAAGATAGGGCTCATGATAGTTGAGTATCAGTATGATTACTTTTTGGGCGGCGACATAAAGCCTATGAAGCTAAAAGACCTAGCTGACGAGCTTGGACGCAACCCTTCAACCATCTCAAGAGCGATTGCGAACAAATATCTAAGCTCTTCAAGAGGCACGGTCGCACTTAAAAATTTCTTCGCAACTGGCTTTGACGAGGAAACTTCAAACGCCGCGATAAAGGAATTTTTGCTAGAGCTTATCAAAAATGAATATCACAAAAAGCCACTTTCTGATCTAAAAATCCAAGAGCTAATCCAAGCTAAATTTAACATCCAAATCGTTCGCCGAACCATTACCAAATACCGCAAAATCCTAAACATCGGCAGCTCAAGCCAGCGAAAAAAGATCTATCAGATAAACGGCTAG
- a CDS encoding imidazole glycerol phosphate synthase, which yields MDFNEIDKLINTLKKNLEVIENNGVVEPETKIDALTFNKNVEEIKKRLYSTTDEGSFFKNVFNTEDYYENISSYLEQTNKSLYYKIEKAGVSLKTNQNLQESLTNISNIMQILVAEYQIQNKKKKKSIFSRSGDTAMIRGLLAELMELQNRMNKILHLDSQIVSNVVLENFKTIYTFFYNCIRVAKQRGDELLLVEIAGITDRIIEMIRPVLSGKSLKTNELIYHYLIYELRELKAYAIGEDLA from the coding sequence ATGGATTTTAATGAGATTGATAAGCTGATAAACACGCTTAAGAAAAACTTGGAAGTTATCGAAAACAACGGCGTTGTCGAGCCTGAGACAAAGATCGATGCGCTTACTTTTAATAAAAATGTCGAAGAGATCAAAAAAAGACTTTATAGCACAACAGACGAGGGCAGTTTTTTTAAAAATGTCTTTAATACTGAAGATTACTACGAAAACATTAGCTCATACCTAGAGCAGACAAACAAAAGCCTATACTACAAGATAGAAAAGGCTGGCGTGAGCCTAAAGACTAATCAAAACCTGCAAGAGAGCCTAACAAACATCTCAAATATCATGCAAATTTTAGTTGCCGAGTATCAGATACAAAATAAAAAAAAGAAAAAGAGTATCTTCTCAAGAAGTGGCGACACAGCGATGATAAGAGGGCTACTTGCAGAGCTAATGGAGCTACAAAATAGGATGAATAAAATTTTACATCTCGACTCTCAAATCGTCTCAAACGTCGTTTTGGAAAATTTTAAAACTATCTACACATTTTTTTATAACTGCATAAGAGTGGCTAAACAAAGGGGCGATGAGCTACTTTTGGTTGAGATCGCTGGCATCACAGATAGGATCATCGAGATGATAAGACCAGTGCTTTCAGGCAAAAGCCTAAAGACAAATGAGCTTATCTATCACTATCTAATCTACGAGCTACGAGAGCTAAAAGCTTACGCTATAGGCGAGGATCTAGCTTAA